In the Gloeocapsa sp. DLM2.Bin57 genome, one interval contains:
- a CDS encoding DUF3119 family protein, translating into MLAVITNSQTQSITLTPSYRLPLVIVGLGLVLALLNLWLGFIVASFGLFLMLQTATIRLSFTPTQLEVYRSEQKIRQFPYQDWSNWRIFWTPVPILFYFREVNSIHFLPIIFDSQTLKSCLEKYCPLSE; encoded by the coding sequence ATTTTAGCCGTGATTACCAACTCTCAAACTCAAAGTATCACCCTAACCCCTAGCTATCGTTTACCCCTAGTCATTGTTGGCTTGGGTTTGGTTTTAGCTTTACTTAATCTCTGGTTGGGTTTTATTGTCGCTAGCTTTGGTTTATTTCTGATGTTACAAACAGCCACCATCAGACTAAGTTTTACACCTACACAATTAGAAGTATATCGCTCAGAACAAAAAATTCGTCAATTTCCTTATCAAGATTGGAGTAATTGGCGTATTTTCTGGACTCCTGTACCAATTTTATTTTATTTTCGCGAAGTTAACAGTATTCACTTCCTACCGATTATTTTCGATAGTCAGACTCTGAAATCTTGTCTAGAAAAATATTGTCCACTTTCAGAGTAA